The window ACTGCCACTTATGATTACCTGAGAAACCTCAGCTCAGAATCTGACTCGGAAAATGAATTCGAGAatactttgttgttattattattattatattattattattattattattattattattattattattattattattattattattattattattattattattataattcgagaatatttctttgttgttattttattattattattattattattattattattatttttatttaataataataataataataataataataaaataataataataataataagaataataataataataataaaataataaaaaaataataataacaacaaagtatTCTCGAATTCATTTTCCGAGTCAGATTCTGAGCTGAGGTTTCTCAGGTAATCATAAGTGGCAGTCATGATCATAGGACCTACATAGGATGACAGACTGCTTCTCAATGTGTGCACCACGCGAAACCTCAGCTCAGAATCTGACTCGGAAAATGAATTCGagaatactttgttgttgttgttattattattattattattattattattattattattattattattattattattattattattattattattatttctttttttgctctatcacagtcctccaattcgactgggtggtatttatagtgtggggttccgggttgcgtcctgcttccttaggagtccatcactttacttactatgtgcgccgtttctaggatcacactcttctgcatgagtcttggtgctacttcagcctctagtttttccagattccttttcagggatcttgggatcgtgcctagtgctcctatgattatgggtacgatttccactggcatatcccacatccttcttctttatattttaagatcttgatatttatccattttttccctctctttctcttcaactctggtgtcccatggtattgcgacatcaatgagtgatgctttcttcttgactttgtcaatcaacgtcacatctggtctatttgcacgtatcaccctatccgttctgataccatagtcccagagtatctttgcctgatcgttttctatcactccctcaggttggtgctcataccacttattactgcaaggtagctgatgtttcttgcacaggctccagtggagggcttttgccactgaatcatgcctctttttgtactggttctgtgcaagtgccgggcattcgcttgctatgtggtttatggtttcttttttcgtattgcacttcttacatatgggagagatgttatttccgtctatcgttctttgaacatatctggttcttagggcctgatcttgtgccgctgttatcattccttcagtttccttctttagctctcccctctgtaaccattgccacgtgtcatcgctggctagttctttagtctgtctcatgtattgtccgtgcattggtttgttgtgccagtcccctgttctgtctgtccttctcctgtctctgtatatttctgggtcttcgtctacttttattagtccttcttcccatgcactctttagccactcgtcttcactggttttcagatattgccccagtgctctgttctcgatgttgatgcagtcctctatacttagtagtcctctccttccttctttttgtgttatgtatagtctgtccatatttgctcttgggtgtagtgctttgtgtactgtcatatgtttcctggttttctgatctgtgctgcggagttctgccttcatccattccactattcctgcgctgtatctgattactggcactgcccatgtgtttatggcttttatcatatttccggcgttgaggtttgacttgagtatcgccttgagtctctgcatatattctttcctgatcgtgtccttcatctcttggtgttttatatcccctccttctattattcctaggtatttgtatcctgtctcatctatgtgtttgatgttgctcccatctggtagctttatctcttcagttctcgttactttgcctttttgtatgttgactaaggtgcatttttctattccaaactccatcctgatgtccccagatacaatccttacagtctggattagggtatctatttccttgatgctcttgccatacagcttgatgtcgtccatgaacatcagatggttgattctgttgcctcttttctagagttggtacccggcatccatcttctgtagtacttttgtcatgggaatcatggctactacgaagagtagtggggacagttattattattgaataataataataataataataataataataataataataataataataataataataataataataataataatacctttattccatAATATTACATTGGGTATTCTTACAATGTGCATTTGTAGGGGAAAGAGATCACTGTGTAGACGAGTGAGTACAAGGCCAAGTGCATTTGGTTTAACATCTGACTTCAGTGATGCAAGATTCAAGAATTATTTCAGATTAAGCTGAGAACAATTTGATGAGGTGCATATCATGATGCAAAGTGACATATCATCAGAAGGTTGCATTGCCCAAAAATCAATTGGGGTAGAAAAAACTGGctgtttttaatgtcagttttattttccttcatgtctGTCTTTCTGTAATATAGGAATGGAGGAAAAAATCCACTGATGAacaattcccttttcttttgacctgcaatactgcctccataatgtcattataatgataatcgtataaaggaaaatataacagGGAAAACAATGTTGATAAGCACTCAGGTCTTTCCGAGAGATTCATCAGAAATTAACAAAATCATCAGACATAATTATGACTTTCACATCATATAATAATTTGGTGGAAAATCAGGGGATGTGTCCTGATACTGTTCTGAAAGCACAGGGACAGACTGTGATATGTCAGTTGTAGATGCATCAGTAGGTGTATATGCACGACAAGTAGGACCATAGGATGAGTGGGAGGTATGGTTTTGGGGATAAGGAGACATGCCAAGCAAGGTTTCTTCAGCGTCTGAAACTATACAAAAGACATTCCATTTTATCTTGTGCTGTAAGGCTGGTGCCATTTTTGTCGTTGTTGTGTACATGGTCATGAATAAATGATAAAGGGGATCTCTTGCTTCCTTTCCAAATTTTACCTCAATTTTTTCCCTATCAAGTGCTCTCTGTTTAACTCTCTCTTCATGATTTAAGATTGATTCTTTGAGCACAGCAGTAACATCattctgatttttctttactACTCTTGCATGAGTTGTAGGGTCAACAATACTCTCACTGCCATCATCTAATTCATCATCGAGTCCGGGATTTTAACGTGAAGCAGTGCCGAGTTGTGGGTTCCCTTCTTCGACCAAACAACTATTATCATCAAATGTCCGTACGCTCTCGTTGTCAGTCAGAGGATGATATCATGTGGATTACTGAGCAAGTTACTTCCTGTGCCGCATGTGCGCAGAAAACTGTGTTTCAAACACTGTGTGATGCAGGCCGGAGCAGGTCTGCCCCTGCGCTGTGCTGCCCTGTTTGACAATGTATGTGCTTCCATTTGAAATAGTGAAATGCAGTTTTCTGCCCTACTCTGTGCTGCATTGCCTGTGTCCCCTGCATCTCAATGAGCACCCAGCCTTAGACCTCTaatatgtcttctccccggtgtgGGGGGAGTGGGACGGTGATGTTTGTCTAGGAGCACCGGTGGGCCAGACAGCCACCTCCTCTACACAATCACTGTGCATTGCACTAACACTAAATTGACTGCCTTTTTCCTTTAAGGCTTTAACAGAAGCATCAAGTTCCATCATCAAACTCGCTGAAAATTCAAACTCCTTATCGAATTCTGATTTGAGGCTGCAATGGTGTTGGGATCAGGAGCAAGTGAACCTGGAATAGGAGTTAATGGCACAGAAGCAGGAGGAGAAAGGATTGAAGAAACAACAGGAATTACAGGCAAAATAATCATGCTATCTTCTACTAATTCAGCAGCCTGAACATCATTTAAACTAGATTTAATTTCTGCCCTAGCAGCTGGTTTCCTCTTTCTGTTCATATCCATCTTGTCCTGATGGGACCTAAAAATTTACCATTCAGCACAAGTGATTTCTTTCTTGCACTGTTGACCTCTACATTTACTATATCTGGTATATGGATCATAACAAGATTTAGATAACCTGGTCTTAAAATCATCTGCACAAATGCAAACACTAGTTCTCCTAGAATCAGACATTTGAAAGAATGTGCTAtcacaaaacaaaacagagaactTCACCAAAAACTATGAACTCATCAACACAATGTTGTTCCCTATATAAGCCCAGGTAGTGGGTGGGGGCATTCCAGCTACACCATAACCAACAATAGCGCTACCGCAGATTTTTAAAACTGTTAGGCTGCCGTATGAAGGAAGCTCTTACCTATATAattagtggtacctcgacatacaaaattaatccgttctgaggcggccttcgtaacatgagattttcgtatcttgaaccgcattttacatgtaaaatgcctaatccgttccaagccctacaaaaacatcccagtaatttttataataaagctaaattgaccaataaacaatgaaatagtaCAACAATTtcgaccattcaatacctaacttaatacgtactagtactaatatgtatgtacctgtaaataaagtttattagtgtacatggtatacaagaaatactgtacgtacatacgtacgtatgtagtaaaatgtgcaACCTTAcattttgagtgaggctatctccgaaagtggcgacagaggaggaggacaaacggcagaaaacttcttatagtacgtacacttaactttacgaaacacattaaaaaatgtcaggaaacataaactaaactttacgaaacacattaacaaaactggcacttaactttacaaaaaatttaaaattaaattttttttgtcttttttttttatttttacattttttttacttatttatactttatgtttttttttttttttcaccactttcaactctgttttttcatagtatcaattggatcttcctttttgcgtactcctactaaaggcctctttaaaaaataactatccaaggaagattgcttctgcctacttttcacaacattcctgaaacgactcaggcaaacttcatcgaactgtgcaagcatacgacctgtgtaagccttttcgggatgtctcttttctacaaatgattgcaccttatgaaaagcagctagagcatccttaatttctgccgttgtcatagggtcgtcctcctcctcctcgctcctgctaaagaactcttcttgaacgatgttatgttgcatggcctccaactccttcaggtcatccgtcgtaagctcctcttggtgctcctcgagaaggtcattaatgtcgtcctcgtcgacgaccagccccatggacttgccgagtgcaacgatctcttcaagatctggttgcaaaacagtttcaggatcgtcaactgttcctgaatctgcagcaccagcttcgcccacattgaatccctcaaagtctcaggcggatacggcatcaggccagagtttcctcaacgaagaattcaaggttcNNNNNNNNNNNNNNNNNNNNNNNNNNNNNNNNNNNNNNNNNNNNNNNNNNNNNNNNNNNNNNNNNNNNNNNNNNNNNNNNNNNNNNNNNNNNNNNNNNNNNNNNNNNNNNNNNNNNNNNNNNNNNNNNNNNNNNNNNNNNNNNNNNNNNNNNNNNNNNNNNNNNNNNNNNNNNNNNNNNNNNNNNNNNNNNNNNNNNNNNNNNNNNNNNNNNNNNNNNNNNNNNNNNNNNNNNNNNNNNNNNNNNNNNNNNNNNNNNNNNNNNNNNNNNNNNNNNNNNNNNNNNNNNNNNNNNNNNNNNNNNNNNNNNNNNNNNNNNNNNNNNNNNNNNNNNNNNNNNNNNNNNNNNNNNNNNNNNNNNNNNNNNNNNNNNNNNNNNNNNNNNNNNNNNNNNNNNNNNNNNNNNNNNNNNNNNNNNNNNNNNNNNNNNNNNNNNNNNNNNNNNNNNNNNNNNNNNNNNNNNNNNNNNNNNNNNNNNNNNNNNNNNNNNNNNNNNNNNNNNAGATCTCATTTCTTATCCATCTAAGTGACTCTTTGTTGCTATTAACTTTTTTCCAGTTCTTGAATTCTTCCTGCTCTTCCATTGTCTTTCCCCTTTCCattcgaagtctctctctctgtgactgtaTTTCTGCCTGTTCTTCCTGGCTATCACTTTTGCTGGAGTCTGTTCAGTACCCTCTGTGCCTTCTATCAGATCTCCTGTGAAGTTCTTAGCCtgttttgttattgatgttaGTTGGCTCAGGACTCCATTATGGTGTTGGGCAACCTTTTTGATGTTTTTGTCCTCAGAGCTTTTCAAGTACTGCCCTATACTTACTATTGCTGCTCTGTAGGCCTGGTTGATCTCAGTCAGGCCTAATCCACCTTCTCTGCGAGGGAGGTATATTCTGTCCATACACTTGTGTCTGTATGTGACTTTATGTAGGGTGAGAATCTTCTTGGTTTTTATATCCATCCTGTCTAACTCAACTTGTGGCCAGTCTACAATGCCAAAACCATATGTCACCACTGGTATCACCAGCTGGTTTATGGCAGTGATCTTGTTCTTTGATGTTAATTGTGACTTACGTATCTTCTTTCAGCAGCtgatgtattctttctttatcttttctctcattttcttgtaTTTCTGCAATGACTCCTGTGACTCATTTGTAGGTTGTTGATAGACAGCAGATGGCCCTATATTTGTTAGGGAGCTCAGTCTCAGAGCTCTTAGGGAGAAAGTTGGTGAGCCACTCTGGTGATTCTTCTCATTTTACTATTCTTGAAAAGTCTTGCACTTAAGTGTGGTGTAGTGCTAGGATCTTTTTAAGTCAGAAATTTGAGATCTTGCCTATTCCTGGGGTCTTGAAATGactatattcttttacttctgtTACTTTTTCTGTGGTGAAGTTTATTTGGGGCATTTGCTGTTTCTGGCTGTTCTTCTGCCAAATAGTGTCAATCCATGAATTCTCTTGGTGTTGTCTAGGGTCTTCAAACAGTGGCTTCTAAAATCTCTCTAGGTCTTCCTTGCTCGGTGGTGTTCGTACCTCCActgttattttcttcatgtttctATATACAATCTTTGGATTTTCAGCAAACTGCCTATTTATCTGTTTTGCTTTCATCTTCTGTTGTTTGTTTCTCATTTGTGCTGCTAGGGCCTTTACTTGGGCTTGGTGTTCTGCCAGTTTTCCACTCACTGGTTCATcccctattctgtattttttctttattttccttgttttcttgagCAGATTTTGCAAGTGATATTGATCTGTCATATAGTTGGTCATTTGAGAGATCTCTGCcttaactggtttattttatcatgttgtttttttttcctctccagtaTGCAACCTCATATGCTTTGTAAGATTTCCTTtcagggaaaatgctttcccacattccttgcatatatatggcttctctccagtatgtattctcatatgaattgtaagaTCACCTTTCCTtggaaatgctttcccacattctttacacataaatggcttctctccagtatggattctcatatgaagtgTGAGTTTTGATTTCTGAGAAAAtgttttcccacattccttgcacaggaatggtttctctccagtatggattctcatatgacgtGTAAGATCTGATTTCTGGTAAAATGATTTCCCACATTCTTTACacataaatggcttctctccagtatgcaatctcatatgaagtgtaagacttgatttctgggaaaatgctttcccacattccttgcatatgaatggcttctctccggtatggattctcatatgaactaTAAGAATAtgtttcaaggaaaatgctttcccacagtcattgcatatgaatttctctctggtaggatttgtgatatcatttgtaagattaattttcttgtaaagtGCTTTCTCACAGTCAGTGGATACGAAAGGCTTCTCTCCATTGTCACGgatccttctttcttgttttacttcctttttgcaagtttgtaaatgtttttcattcactgttgaattaatttcatatgaaaattcaTCATCCTCATTAGACTCATGGAATTCCTCTGGctctattttgatgtccatcaatGAATCCAGAGACATAATGTCTCCATCACTGGTTCCACTCAAGGCAGCCAAGttgctgttttcttgatttatggaaggtagtgataatgcaccttcagtttcacttttcaaaggaaattctaaagaatgttttggattcattttagccttaTGTCCTGTCCTGTCTTGTTCTGTAATGACAACTTTAACACAgaattgtttacaaataattactgaataagTCTGTTACAAATTAAGTACTATATCTTGAAGTACTACAACCAGATTTCACTGCTGATGTGTGAATCTAATATTCAACAtaaattttacttgttatttaaatttgttaaatacgCGTACAATAATTCACTGTTGTCTCAAACACTTTAAGAGTTGCTATTGGTAATGTTCCATATAGTACCATTAAACAACATACATTTCCCAAAATCCTGATGCTAATCAAAactgacgaaggaaggaaggttcttctgagggagaatctgaaatcaaagaATGCAACACAGAGTTAGGAAACATAATGCCAGAACTGAAGCAGCAAATTAATCAATCA is drawn from Macrobrachium nipponense isolate FS-2020 chromosome 47, ASM1510439v2, whole genome shotgun sequence and contains these coding sequences:
- the LOC135204382 gene encoding uncharacterized protein LOC135204382 — encoded protein: MNPKHSLEFPLKSETEGALSLPSINQENSNLAALSGTSDGDIMSLDSLMDIKIEPEEFHESNEDDEFSYEINSTVNEKHLQTCKKEVKQERRIRDNGEKPFVSTDCEKALYKKINLTNDITNPTREKFICNDCGKAFSLKHILIVHMRIHTGEKPFICKECGKAFSQKSSLTLHMRLHTGEKPFMCKECGKSFYQKSDLTRHMRIHTGEKPFLCKECGKTFSQKSKLTLHMRIHTGEKPFMCKECGKAFPRKGDLTIHMRIHTGEKPYICKECGKAFSLKGNLTKHMRLHTGEEKNQYHLQNLLKKTRKIKKKYRIGDEPVSGKLAEHQAQVKALAAQMRNKQQKMKAKQINRQFAENPKIVYRNMKKITVEKNSQKQQMPQINFTTEKVTEVKEYSHFKTPGIDWPQVELDRMDIKTKKILTLHKVTYRHKCMDRIYLPRREGGLGLTEINQAYRAAIVSIGQYLKSSEDKNIKKVAQHHNGVLSQLTSITKQAKNFTGDLIEGTEGELVFAFVQMILRPGYLNLVMIHIPDIVNVEVNSARKKSLVLNDDGSESIVDPTTHARVVKKNQNDVTAVLKESILNHEERVKQRALDREKIEVKFGKEARDPLYHLFMTMYTTTTKMAPALQHKIKWNVFCIVSDAEETLLGMSPYPQNHTSHSSYGPTCRAYTPTDASTTDISQSVPVLSEQYQDTSPDFPPNYYMIIEHIVITEQDRTGHKAKMNPKHSSEFPLKSETEGALSLPSINQENSNLAAFSGTSDGDFLSLDSLMDIKIEPEEFHESNEDDEFSYEMNSTVNKKHLQACKKEVKQESRIRDNGEKPFVSTDCEKALYKKINLTNDITNPTREKFICNDCGKAFSLKRNLIAHTRIHTGEKPFMCKECGKAFSQKSSLTLHMRLHTGEKPYICKECGKSFYQKPHLTSHMRLHTGEKPFRCKECDKAFSLKSNLTDHMRLHTGEKPFMCKECDKAFSHKSSLTLHMIRFHTGEKPFTCNECGKSFSKKSNLTLHMRCHTGEKPFMCKECGKAFSQKPDLTRHMRIHTGEKPFMCKECGKAFYQKPHLTSHMRLHTGEKPFRCKECDKAFSLKSSLTLHMRLHTGEKPYICKECGKSFYQKPHLTSHMRLHTGEKPFRCKECDKAFSLKSNLTDHMRLHTGEKPFMCKECDKAFSHKSSLTLHMIRFHTGEKPFTCNECGKSFSQKSNLTLHMRCHTGEKPFMCKECGKAFSQKPDLTRHMRIHTGEKPFMCKECGKAFARKYDLTIHMRIHTGEKPYICKECGKAFSLKGNLTRHMRLHTGEEKETT